One Parashewanella spongiae genomic window, TGCCTACTTATTCTGCAGAAGAAAGAACTGATCCGAGTGAAGACTTTCCAATTGATCCAATTGAAGTCATTCAAGTCACAGGGAGGTTACGCACTTCAGCTTCTGAAGCAATGGAAGAAAGACGTGAACAAGCTGTCGTGGCAGATCTGATGGGTGCTGAACAAATAGGCAGAACGGGTGACAGTGACGCAGCTTCAGCATTGCGACGTATTACAGGATTAACATTAAAAGATGGCAAGTTTATCTATGTGCGTGGCTTAGGTGAACGTTACTCATCAACGTCACTGAATGGTGCGGTCGTTCCGTCACCAGATCCGACTCGAAATGTGGTGCCATTAGACTTGTTTCCAGCATCAATCATTGAATCACTATCGGTACAAAAAGCGGCCTCAGCTAATATGCCTGCTGCATTTGGTGGTGGCCATGTAGATATCAGAACCAAATCTATTCCATCTGATTTCTTTTTCAAAGCTTCAATAGGCACTCGTTATAACACTAATGATGATAATGACACTTATACCTATAATGCTGGAGGCAATGATTGGTTAGGTCGTGACGATGGCGCCCGACAGCTTCCAAGTAGTATTCTAAATACGACTAATCAATATGGTGGTATTAGTCCAATTGATATTGTGACGGGATCTAACGGTGCAGTAGATTTCCCTTCGGCACAGCAATTTAATCGTTCATTAGTGTCTGATCTAAATCGTGATATGACCGTGGAGCAAGAAGATACAAATCTCGGCCTGCGAGGCAATATCGCTGTAGGGAATAATTGGGAAATCGGCGACGAATCAATCTTTGGTTTTATGGCTGCGGTATCCTATAAAGGTCAGCTGGAAAACTATACCAAGTTAGATGTTGAGCTCGATGGTGACGAGACTCAAACTCAAATTCAAAACTCAAAAAATGTTAATGGCACTGATTACGTTATTCAAACATCTGGCATGGTTAACATGGGTTTTGAGTTAAACGAAAATCATAAAATTGAGTCGTTTACTAATTATCTACGTGATACCTCCGATGATGTATCAGTCGCTCTAGAAGAAACCATCGATACCCTCGGTGAGCCGAACGCATTATTGGTAAACAAAATTGATTATGAAGAAAGAAGCTTGATCAGTAACCAAGTTAAGGGTGAGCATTATTTAGAAGATTGGTGGGACATTGAGTTCAATTGGATGTATTCGGACTCTCGTTCACGCCGATACGCTCCTAGTGAATTATCATATACCTATAATGTGTTGGTTGAAGAAGATGGCAGGGTTGGTGAACGCTTTTTGAATACGCAAGATGCACCTAAATATGTATTTAGCGATTTGCAAGATGACTCAGAAAACTACAGTTGGGATGTCTCGTTACCGATTGAATTTGGTGACACAGTTGTCAAACTCAGCACAGGTTATCAATATTTTGAGCGTAAACGTGAAAGTTATGCAACACGTTTAGGGCTTGAAGTTGGGCTCAGCCCAACAGATGTCAATGGCGATATTCTAAGCGGAAACTTCAATAGCATATTCTCCAATGAAAATATTGAAAGCGATGTGCTAGATCTTCAATTACGTGACGCATCTACAGACACAGAAGATTATGTTGCCGCAGAAAAGAATGATGCAGGATTTGTAAGTGTCGATATTGACTTTGACGATGTATGGCGAGTTTATGCTGGCGTGCGATATGAAGATTTTAGGCGCGCAACATTACCATTAACGCCAGAGGGTGAAATATCAGATGAAGGCGGGCGCTACCAGTTAACTGACTACGTGATTACTGAAGACGGTTGGTTCCCATCGTTGTCTCTGACATGGAAAGACTCTGATAATACCCAATGGCGTTTGGGTACCAGTAAAACGGTAGTGCGTCCTGATCTACGAGAAGTCTCACCAGTTCGATTCCAAGATCCCGTTACAGGTTTTGACTTTTTCGGTAATCCAGAACTTAAAAGTTCAGACATCTTAAACTTTGACCTTAGGTGGGAGCTCTATACTGAAGACGGCAACAACTTAAGCATCGGTGGCTTTTATAAAGACGTTGATGCTCCAATTGAACCGATACAGCGAATTTCGGAAGCAGGGCGTCAGCTTAAGTTCTTTAACGCTGAGTCAGGTGTTATATACGGAATCGAAACTGAATTTTTGCACGATCTCGACTTCCTCGGAGATATTGGAGAAAACTTTTTTGTTGCGGGCAACTTAACACTCAGTGATTCTGAAATTGAAATCGCAGCCAGTGGCGAAATTGATCCAACAAACAGCAAGAGACGTATGACAGGGCATAGTGAATGGGTAGCCAATTTACAATTGAGTTTTGACTCACCTGATGAAATGCACAGTTCAACTCTGGTTTACAATGTCTTTGGTGAGCGTATCGCTTATGGTGGTCGTGGTGGATTAGATGACGTGTTAGAAAAACCATTTCATAGTTTAGATTTCACTTATAGCTTCCTCCCTGATGAATTTTGGACCGTTAAGTTTAAAGCTAAAAACTTATTAGGCTCTGAAACAGAATATGAGCAACAAGGTATTCAAGTGTACGCCAAAGAGCCGGGAACAGAGTTTACTTTACAAGTAAGTTATAGTTATTAAACCTAAAAACACCAGTTGAACGCTGAGTACACGAGCAACTGTTTGAGCAATACGATGATTTTATCATCATGGCTTTCACCCAATGACTGAAGTGCTCTACGCTCACAAGCTTGTTAAAATGACTGCTATCTGCGTTGTAACTTTTGCAAGTAGAATAACTACTTGCTGCAAGCTACGCCTTACTATCAGCCATTTTTTCTACGCTTGTGAACGCAGTCAACTGATGTTTCTAGGGAGCGCCACGAAGCGCTTTATTCTGTTTGCGGGATTTGTCTCAACGTATACGCAGCCAAGCGATTACATGGCCATAAACCAGAGACAGCAACGTTATTATTTATAATAAGTCCATCAGGTTGAAACGTACCTGACGGGATAATTACCAGTTCATCCCGAAATCTGACGGGCATGCATAATGGGTAACCGCTATGACATGAAGCCCTGTGACAAAGGCCTTGAATAAAGGTTGAGATGCAATGTAGGCCGCAGCATCAAGCGAATTCAGTTAAGCGTCGTAAATCAAAAAATGAAGATGGGGAGTCTTTCCTAGTTGACGAACCCTGACACAAACAGAGAAGCAACTGGTAAATGCATCTGTTTGATCTTCCGGCGTAATATGAAGTGGCATGTATTGAAGGAAATAAAGTGAACGTGGGAGAGCCTGAGTGTTGGAAGGTAGTGACTTGCACTATCCGAATATAAGGTAAACCGAAATTTCAGATAGGGCGCTCAGGCAGTCGGATGAGCCCATAGTACCGTTAACCGTGAAGACAACATAACTTCACATCAGGGAAGGGACTCAGTGTTACACCCGTTTTTAACGTAACTTTTGAGGTGAAATTGCCATATGGCTAACACTCCAGTAAATATCAGAATATTACAGCGAAAACTTTACTTACGCTCAAAGCTTAACTCGGAGCTACGATTTTACAGCTTGTACGATAAACTCAGTCGCCTAGATATACTCGAAGAAGCCTATCGACGATGCAAAGCCAATAAAGGCGGAGCAGGAATTGATGGCATCACATTCAGTTATCTAGAGCAGCAAAAGAAAGTCGTTGCGCTGTTAAAAGAAATTCAAACTCAATTACAACAGAAAAACTATCGACCTAGCCCAGTCAAACGAGTAGAAATACTCAAAGACAACGGCAAAACGCGGAAACTTGGGATCCCGATAATCAGTGACAGAATTGTGCAAATGGCGATGACAATAGTGATGCAACCCGTCTACGAACCTCATTTACATGAACACAGTTATGGCTACCGTCCATGTCGAAGCGCCCAGCAAGCGGTAAAAGTCATTGAAATGAGCCTAAAACAAGGCTACCAGCACGTACTCGATGCTGACTTGAGTGCCTATTTCGATACCATCCCGCACGCTAAGTTGATGGCAAAAGTAGAAAGGCGAATAAGCGACAGCAGCTTTCTGAGTTTACTGAAAAGCTTTATCAAAGCGCCCATCAGCATAGAGACGGTCAACGGGAAATGGCGAATAGAAGCAAGCCGATGTGGCACTCCGCAAGGCGGAGTTATCTCTCCACTACTGGCTAACATCTATCTCAACGATTTCTGTTTGAAAATACACGAAAAAACACCGTGTAAAATCGTTACCTATGCAGATGATTTTGTTGTACTTCATAAGCAAACCTACACACAAGAGCAACTGGACTGGATAACACAGCAATTAAGTGATGAAGGTCTGAAGCTAAATCAAAGTAAAACCCACTGTGTGGATATGGGAAAGCTGATGAATGAGTTTGATTTCCTCGGTTTTAACTTTCAACGGATCACAGGCCTCATCAAAGGCACCAGTTACATCAAGATAGAGGCGTCTAAGAAGAGCCAAACAAAGCTGAAAAATAAAATCAGAGACATAGTGAAACACCGAACCTCAAATACACTTGGCGTACTGATAAATAAGGTTAATCAAGTTCTGAGGGGATGGAAACACTATTTTGGTGGGATAGGTTATCCCAGAGGTGTATTTTTCAGAATAAATGGATTTGTAGTAAACCGGTTCTATCGCTGGCATCGTCGCTTAAGTCAACGTCGAAGCAAGTATCTATCACGAGGTGCTTACGAAAAATTACGCCAAGCTGGTCTTGAGTATTTACCCACGACAAGATGATAAGCAAAGTGAAGGGGCTGAGAGAAGTGTAACAACAGAGCCGTGTGAGGGAAAACCTCATGCACGGAATCGAAGAGGGGCTGCTGGATAAGCGATAGCGAAGCCAGTAGCCTACTCTACTTAAATGAACTGAAAAGAAAACTTATTTACCAAAAAGCCAAATATCGGCACACTGACATTTGGCTTTTTATTAAATAAATATTGAATTATTTAAGCTGCAGGCTGCTTCTAATTTTTACATTCATGTCACTGAGAGACTGTTCATAAACGCGATACTTTTTTGCGGCATCTTCTACCGATTTTAACACCGATTGAAATTTACTCGATACTTGATTAATCAGAATTCTACTTTTCAAATCCCCGCTACTCTGTAAGTCAGGTCGCTGAATCAAACTTTGGCTGACTGAGCTGAGCTTTTCGGTTACTTGCTGGTACTTTTCGATGAAGTCGCTGTCAGATTTCTTATCTTCAATTCTTAATGCTTCTTCTGAATCAGGAAGGTTAAGAGCTGCTTGCTTGAGTTCATTGAGCTGCATATCGAGTTGATGCATTTGGGTAGTAAATTTTTCATCCAGAAAAGCATCTAATTCGCTTGATTTAATATTTTTAGGCTCGTTGAGCCGATCAGATAAGCGATCAAGAGAACTCGGCCTAACACTAGGAGGACCAGCTGGTATCGATGAGCTCATAACAAACCTCATTATTGTTAATCAAAGCATGCCAAAGTGCTGTGCATTGAATTAAGTATAGAAAGTTTCTAGATTGAAATGTGTAATAATTGGATGATTAATGTTTGCTATCTGATTTTACGCCCTGAAATAATACTAATTACAGTAATTAAATTCCCAGCTCAGAGCTATGTATGTGTTCAAAGTACAAGTGAAATTGATGAAGACATAGTTATTACCGACATACAAAACTGTCGTTATTACATTGCTAAGTTGAGACAGTTTTGCGTAGTAATTTGGACACATACAAGCTCCCGAAGGGCAAGGCTAAAGGATTCCATTACTACGTTACAAGTTTTTGAATTATCCCGACAAAAGCACGAAGTGCGTTGAACGCCAGCTTTGTATGGCAGCCGTTAGGGTATATAGTACTTCAAACTTGCGCCTTGTACTGAAATCCTTTAGCTCTTGCTGAATGGGAAGTTAATTACTGTAATTGGTATAACACATTCTCATAGAGTGCTGGAACACATTTATCTGATCTCAATACTTATTTCTTTCGCTTGGAATATCGGTTAAGTATTGGACGAATTCGACTTCGAAACCATCTGGATCGATGAAATAGACACTTTTTTGAGTACTATCTTGAGCG contains:
- a CDS encoding TonB-dependent receptor domain-containing protein, with the translated sequence MKTKPNFSVNKLSRAIAFALSATAAMLTALPTYSAEERTDPSEDFPIDPIEVIQVTGRLRTSASEAMEERREQAVVADLMGAEQIGRTGDSDAASALRRITGLTLKDGKFIYVRGLGERYSSTSLNGAVVPSPDPTRNVVPLDLFPASIIESLSVQKAASANMPAAFGGGHVDIRTKSIPSDFFFKASIGTRYNTNDDNDTYTYNAGGNDWLGRDDGARQLPSSILNTTNQYGGISPIDIVTGSNGAVDFPSAQQFNRSLVSDLNRDMTVEQEDTNLGLRGNIAVGNNWEIGDESIFGFMAAVSYKGQLENYTKLDVELDGDETQTQIQNSKNVNGTDYVIQTSGMVNMGFELNENHKIESFTNYLRDTSDDVSVALEETIDTLGEPNALLVNKIDYEERSLISNQVKGEHYLEDWWDIEFNWMYSDSRSRRYAPSELSYTYNVLVEEDGRVGERFLNTQDAPKYVFSDLQDDSENYSWDVSLPIEFGDTVVKLSTGYQYFERKRESYATRLGLEVGLSPTDVNGDILSGNFNSIFSNENIESDVLDLQLRDASTDTEDYVAAEKNDAGFVSVDIDFDDVWRVYAGVRYEDFRRATLPLTPEGEISDEGGRYQLTDYVITEDGWFPSLSLTWKDSDNTQWRLGTSKTVVRPDLREVSPVRFQDPVTGFDFFGNPELKSSDILNFDLRWELYTEDGNNLSIGGFYKDVDAPIEPIQRISEAGRQLKFFNAESGVIYGIETEFLHDLDFLGDIGENFFVAGNLTLSDSEIEIAASGEIDPTNSKRRMTGHSEWVANLQLSFDSPDEMHSSTLVYNVFGERIAYGGRGGLDDVLEKPFHSLDFTYSFLPDEFWTVKFKAKNLLGSETEYEQQGIQVYAKEPGTEFTLQVSYSY
- the ltrA gene encoding group II intron reverse transcriptase/maturase, whose amino-acid sequence is MANTPVNIRILQRKLYLRSKLNSELRFYSLYDKLSRLDILEEAYRRCKANKGGAGIDGITFSYLEQQKKVVALLKEIQTQLQQKNYRPSPVKRVEILKDNGKTRKLGIPIISDRIVQMAMTIVMQPVYEPHLHEHSYGYRPCRSAQQAVKVIEMSLKQGYQHVLDADLSAYFDTIPHAKLMAKVERRISDSSFLSLLKSFIKAPISIETVNGKWRIEASRCGTPQGGVISPLLANIYLNDFCLKIHEKTPCKIVTYADDFVVLHKQTYTQEQLDWITQQLSDEGLKLNQSKTHCVDMGKLMNEFDFLGFNFQRITGLIKGTSYIKIEASKKSQTKLKNKIRDIVKHRTSNTLGVLINKVNQVLRGWKHYFGGIGYPRGVFFRINGFVVNRFYRWHRRLSQRRSKYLSRGAYEKLRQAGLEYLPTTR